TAAATTCAGGCGCCCGTTCCTATCGCTGCATCAAGCCGGCAGTTATTGGCGAAATATTAATTAATTCATGCCGAAATGTTACAACAGCACCCCTGTATGGCGATCGGACTCGGCCATGACGGTTTCGCCGGCTTCATAGAATTTCACCACCGCATCGAGGATCTCGGCTGGATCGTCAAGTACCTGGATCAAGTCCATATCCTTGGCGGCAATCATGCCATCGCCAACCAGTTGGGTACGGAACCAGTCCATCAGGCCGCTCCAGAAGCTGCTGCCGACCAGAATGATCGGGATGTGGCGGCATTTGCCGGTCTGGATCAGGGTCAGCACCTCGGTCAATTCATCCATCGTGCCGAAACCGCCAGGCAAGACAATATAGGCATCGGCATAGCGCACGAATGCAACCTTGCGGGCAAAGAAATGGCGGAAGCTGAGCGAGATGTCCTGCCATTTGTTTCCGCTTTGCTCATGCGGCAATTCGATGTTCAGACCGACCGACGGCGATTTGCCTTCGAAGGCGCCTTTGTTGGCAGCTTCCATCAGGCCCGGGCCACCGCCAGAAATCACGGCAAATCCCTCATCCGAAAAACGCCGCGCGATATCCATGCACAGTGGATAATATGGATTGTCAGACTTGATGCGCGCCGAGCCGAAGATCGATACTGCGGGATGCAACTCGGAAAGGCGTTCGGTCGACTCGATAAATTCTGCCATAATCGTGAACATATGCCACGATTCGCGCGCCTTCTTTGAGGTGGCGCGTTCGATGTCCGTCACTTGCCGCAAACGCGGCACATTTTTTCCGTTCAATTCCATATGCAAAAAACCCTGCTGTTAGTTGATGGTTCCAGTTATCTTTACCGGGCCTTTCATGCGCTACCCGATATGCGCAATGCCGCCAATGAACCGACCGGCGCACTATACGGCATCATCAATATGCTGCGCCGTTTGCGCATTGACTACCCCGCAGCTTACCTTGCCTGTGTGTTCGATGCAAAAGGTAAAACTTTTCGCGACGACATGTACGCCGACTACAAGGCCACCAGGGCATCCATGCCGGAGGATCTGGTTAAACAGATTACGCCAATTCACGCCGCCGTGCGTGCGATGGGCTGGCCGATCCTGATGGTCGAAGGCGTGGAAGCCGATGACGTGATCGGCACGCTGACGGTGCAGGCGGTTGCGCACGGCATGGACGCAGTGGTCTCGACCGGTGACAAGGATCTGGCGCAATTGGTCAACGATCATGTGACGCTGATCAATACGATGAACAATGAGAAGCTCGACCGCGCCGGTGTGATCGCCAAGTTTGGCGTGCCGCCGGAACGCATCGTCGATTACCTGACATTGATCGGCGATACCGTCGACAATATTCCGGGTGTCGCCAAGGTCGGTCCGAAGACCGCGGTCAAATGGCTGGCGCAATATGATACCGTTGATGCAGTCATCGCAAATGCGGCCAACATCGGCGGCGCGGTGGGCGAGAACCTGCGCCAAGTGCTGGACTGGCTGCCGAAGGCGAAGGAACTGGTGACAGTAAAAACCGATTGCGACCTGAGCGCGCACATGGTGTCGATCCCCGAATCGCTGAAGGCGCCGGAACAGGATAAAGACACCCTGATCGAATTGTTTACCCGTTATAACTTCAAGACCTGGCTGCGCGAACTGAGCGGGCCGGGAGATACTGCCGTTGTTGCGGAAGGCGCCGGCAAAACTGCTGACAACGATAGTGTGGCGAAGAGTGCGCAGGGCGGCGCCGAGCCGGCGCAAAGCAGCCTCTTTTCCAAAGTGGAGCGGCACTACGAAACCGTGCTGACGGAAGCCCAGCTGGATCAATGGCTAAAGCGTATCGACGGCGCTACCTTGACTGCGGTCGATACGGAAACTACGTCGCTTGAACCGATGACGGCGCAATTGGTTGGCATCTCGCTGTGCTGCGAAGTCGGTACCGCTGCCTACATTCCGGTGGCGCATCGTTACCAGGATGCGCCGGCGCAATTGTCGCGCGAATTCGTGCTGGAAAAAATGCGTGCGTGGCTGGAAGACGACAGCAAACCGAAGGTCGGCCAAAACCTCAAATACGACAGCCATATTTTCGCCAACCAGGGCGTGAACCTGCGCGGCATCGTGCACGACACGTTGCTTGAGTCCTATGTGTTCGAATCGCATCGCAGCCATGACATGGATAGCCTGGCGTTACGCCATCTGAATCACCAGACCATCACGTTCCAGGAAGTGTGCGGCAAGGGCGCTTCGCAGATCGGTTTTGACGAAGTCGAGATCGGCCGCGCCACCGAATATGCGGCCGAGGACGCCGACATCACGCTGCAGCTGCATCTGGCGATGTGGCCGCATATCGTCGACGACGCCAAGCTGCGCTTCATCTACGAAGAAATCGAAGTACCGACTTCGGTAGTGCTGCAGAAGATCGAGCGCAACGGCGTGCTGATCGATGCCAGCCGACTGGCGACGCAATCGAATGAACTGGGCAAGCGCATGCTGGAAATCGAACAGCAGGCTTATGACCTGGCAGGGCAACCATTCAACCTGAGTTCGCCGAAGCAGTTGGGTGAAATCCTGTTTGAAAAACTCAAGCTGCCGGTGGTCAAGAAGACGCCGTCCGGATCGCCGTCGACTGATGAAGAAGTGCTGCAGAAACTGGCCGAGGATTACCCGCTGCCGAAGGTGTTGCTCGACTATCGCAGCCTGTCGAAACTGAAATCGACTTACACCGACAAATTGCCGAAGATGGTCAATCAGAATACCGGCCGCGTGCACACAAATTATGCGCAGGCGGTGGCGGTAACGGGGCGGTTGGCATCGAACGATCCGAACCTGCAGAACATTCCGATCCGCACTGCTGAAGGGCGACGTATTCGTGAAGCGTTCGTAGCGCCAGAAGGTAGCGTGATCGTGTCGGCCGACTATTCGCAGATCGAGTTGCGCATCATGGCGCACATTTCCGGCGATGAAAACATGCTGCGCGCGTTTGCCGAAGGCGTCGACATTCACCGTGCCACTGCCGCCGAAATCTTCGGTACGCCAGCGGCGGAAGTCACTAGCGAGCAGCGGCGTTATGCCAAGGTCATCAACTTCGGTTTGATCTATGGCATGAGCGCCTTCG
This DNA window, taken from Collimonas arenae, encodes the following:
- the polA gene encoding DNA polymerase I gives rise to the protein MQKTLLLVDGSSYLYRAFHALPDMRNAANEPTGALYGIINMLRRLRIDYPAAYLACVFDAKGKTFRDDMYADYKATRASMPEDLVKQITPIHAAVRAMGWPILMVEGVEADDVIGTLTVQAVAHGMDAVVSTGDKDLAQLVNDHVTLINTMNNEKLDRAGVIAKFGVPPERIVDYLTLIGDTVDNIPGVAKVGPKTAVKWLAQYDTVDAVIANAANIGGAVGENLRQVLDWLPKAKELVTVKTDCDLSAHMVSIPESLKAPEQDKDTLIELFTRYNFKTWLRELSGPGDTAVVAEGAGKTADNDSVAKSAQGGAEPAQSSLFSKVERHYETVLTEAQLDQWLKRIDGATLTAVDTETTSLEPMTAQLVGISLCCEVGTAAYIPVAHRYQDAPAQLSREFVLEKMRAWLEDDSKPKVGQNLKYDSHIFANQGVNLRGIVHDTLLESYVFESHRSHDMDSLALRHLNHQTITFQEVCGKGASQIGFDEVEIGRATEYAAEDADITLQLHLAMWPHIVDDAKLRFIYEEIEVPTSVVLQKIERNGVLIDASRLATQSNELGKRMLEIEQQAYDLAGQPFNLSSPKQLGEILFEKLKLPVVKKTPSGSPSTDEEVLQKLAEDYPLPKVLLDYRSLSKLKSTYTDKLPKMVNQNTGRVHTNYAQAVAVTGRLASNDPNLQNIPIRTAEGRRIREAFVAPEGSVIVSADYSQIELRIMAHISGDENMLRAFAEGVDIHRATAAEIFGTPAAEVTSEQRRYAKVINFGLIYGMSAFGLAGNLGIERAAAQMYIEKYFMRFAGVKQFMDETRVQAKAQGYVETVFGRRLWLPEINSPNGQRRQGAERAAINAPMQGTAADLIKLSMIAVQNWIETDRLKSKMIMQVHDELVLEVPQDELELVRVKLPQLMAGVAELRVPLIAEVGVGKNWDEAH
- a CDS encoding TIGR00730 family Rossman fold protein → MELNGKNVPRLRQVTDIERATSKKARESWHMFTIMAEFIESTERLSELHPAVSIFGSARIKSDNPYYPLCMDIARRFSDEGFAVISGGGPGLMEAANKGAFEGKSPSVGLNIELPHEQSGNKWQDISLSFRHFFARKVAFVRYADAYIVLPGGFGTMDELTEVLTLIQTGKCRHIPIILVGSSFWSGLMDWFRTQLVGDGMIAAKDMDLIQVLDDPAEILDAVVKFYEAGETVMAESDRHTGVLL